Proteins found in one Plectropomus leopardus isolate mb chromosome 9, YSFRI_Pleo_2.0, whole genome shotgun sequence genomic segment:
- the nkrf gene encoding NF-kappa-B-repressing factor, translating to MRCLSLSRRTEVENRTKGYTLRYGLDLIWTVLVMAEGTDTGEMPSFDPSPSSEAKKRPTSSDGRDEPMRKMPVSKFGSRPRFEPVHFVSGGSSGGTGADEKENDKERRRSESYGMRRDSEHSSYSGTSRAQGSSSLRPAFDRVSSFSSDSWGSHRDRDRDRESFSGSTSGLGYGGRGSTSNFMTKTQQEYSAKYEAHSSRTLDSYSQPQRYNGYGGGNRSGGWDSGRQGLGYSHQDRPSSSRPFSRVYNSPGRSSPTTSQQGSSLQPVPISQPTLDEKQRLISNVASALAVAFRDPMFMTGSESPNYNFMLSRSIQACKTNPEYIYVNLKDIPQADLPKNRKVPTDGYACELRCQGVYLATGYSGSKNGARDRASEQAVKLFLKAVEVRVVQRKFRHLTVNDMVVCQMHSPTPAFLPALRNPEDKPTPSSKGQYEPDKRKHWTEFVVMDNAHDAICILNNSAAFNRMKIDYKFDLMPNNSAWLCSVFLQDELVAQATGTKKSSKHAAAQEAVRKLRMNQAQRQQQQQHYHHHHQQQQQQHQQPQQLSQYSRENDQSDSGGRFGAPVGKKKHLSELVILENSDNAICIINDTAQFNKVSADYKFTVLPDHRWRCEVYLEGQYVAAGIGPKKIVKHIAAKEALATLRQTQAVVKSNLRKEGHNDAISRSQILARSGEEATRQEIKEDNIGNQLLRKMGWKGGGLGRDGEGIAEPIRVKEQFSREGLGMDTDKTGNQLSKRDIEDIIRNYASSDRQDDLRFSTDLTNDERKQIHQISQKYGLRSKSYGQGRQRFLVVSRKVHKDQLIGQLLQEGQVGRYELVKPQASH from the exons atgcgCTGTCTCTCACTCAGCCGACGGACAGAGGTAGAAAACCGGACCAAAGGCTACACCTTAAG GTATGGCCTGGATTTGATTTGGACGGTGCTGGTGATGGCAGAAGGGACTGACACTGGCGAAATGCCCTCCTTTGACCCAAGTCCTAGTTCTGAAGCAAAAAAGAGACCTACTTCTTCTGATGGCA GAGACGAGCCCATGAGGAAAATGCCTGTGTCAAAATTTGGTTCCAGACCTCGATTCGAGCCTGTACACTTTGTCAGTGGCGGGAGCAGCGGAGGAACTGGCGCAGATGAGAAGGAGAACGATAAGGAGCGCAGGAGGAGCGAGTCGTACGGTATGAGACGGGACTCTGAGCACTCTTCCTACAGCGGCACCAGCAGAGCGCAGGGCTCCTCCTCCCTGAGGCCGGCTTTCGACAGAGTATCGTCGTTCAGTTCTGACTCTTGGGGTTCCCACAGAGATAGAGACCGAGACAGAGAGAGTTTTTCAGGTAGCACAAGTGGGTTGGGTTACGGAGGACGTGGGTCGACTTCAAActtcatgacaaaaacacagcaggaatATTCAGCAAAGTATGAAGCCCACTCCTCCCGAACTTTGGACTCCTActctcagccccagagatacaATGGATACGGGGGAGGGAACAGATCAGGAGGCTGGGATTCTGGACGTCAGGGTTTGGGGTACAGTCATCAGGACCGGCCGTCATCAAGCAGGCCGTTCAGCAGAGTCTACAACAGCCCGGGCAGGAGCAGCCCCACCACCTCTCAGCAGGGCTCCTCGCTGCAGCCTGTTCCTATATCTCAGCCGACATTAGATGAGAAGCAAAGGCTGATTTCAAATGTCGCGTCTGCGTTGGCTGTTGCTTTCAGGGACCCTATGTTCATGACCGGAAGTGAATCTCCAAACTATAACTTCATGCTGAGCCGCAGCATTCAGGCCTGCAAAACAAACCCTGAGTATATTTATGTCAACCTGAAGGACATTCCTCAGGCTGATCTCCCGAAGAACAGGAAAGTGCCGACTGACGGTTATGCCTGTGAACTGAGATGTCAGGGTGTGTATCTTGCCACCGGATACTCTGGTAGTAAAAATGGAGCGAGGGACCGGGCCTCTGAGCAGGCTGTAAAACTCTTCCTGAAAGCAGTCGAGGTCCGTGTGGTGCAGCGCAAATTCAGACACTTGACAGTCAACGACATGGTTGTTTGCCAGATGCACAGCCCGACCCCGGCATTTTTACCCGCGCTCCGAAACCCAGAGGACAAACCGACACCCAGTTCCAAGGGCCAATACGAGCCCGACAAACGGAAGCACTGGACAGAGTTTGTGGTTATGGATAATGCACACGACGCCATCTGCATACTGAACAATTCTGCGGCTTTTAACCGCATGAAGATTGACTACAAGTTCGACCTGATGCCTAACAACAGCGCTTGGCTGTGCAGTGTTTTCCTGCAGGATGAGCTGGTGGCGCAGGCGACGGGCACCAAAAAAAGCTCGAAGCATGCAGCGGCTCAAGAGGCAGTGAGGAAACTTCGCATGAACCAGGCGCAAcgacaacagcagcagcaacactatcaccaccatcaccaacaacaacaacagcaacatcaacagCCTCAACAACTATCACAATACTCCAGAGAAAATGACCAGTCAGACTCTGGTGGGCGCTTTGGGGCACCTGTCGGCAAAAAGAAGCATCTGAGCGAGTTGGTCATTTTGGAAAACTCAGACAATGCGATCTGTATCATTAACGACACGGCTCAGTTTAACAAAGTGTCGGCTGATTACAAGTTCACAGTTCTGCCTGATCATCGCTGGAGGTGTGAAGTTTACTTGGAGGGACAGTATGTTGCAGCAGGAATCGGGCCCAAGAAAATAGTGAAGCACATTGCAGCAAAGGAAGCCTTAGCCACCTTAAGGCAGACGCAGGCTGTTGTCAAATCCAACCTGAGAAAGGAAGGTCACAACGACGCCATATCCCGATCCCAGATCCTGGCTCGCTCAGGTGAGGAGGCCACAAGGCAGGAGATAAAAGAAGACAACATCGGAAACCAGCTGCTCCGCAAGATGGGCTGGAAAGGAGGCGGTCTGGGCCGAGACGGGGAGGGCATCGCAGAACCAATCAGAGTGAAGGAGCAGTTCTCCAGAGAAGGGTTGGGCATGGACACGGACAAAACTGGAAACCAGCTCAGCAAGCGCGATATCGAGGACATCATTCGCAATTACGCCAGTTCAGACCGTCAGGATGACCTCCGCTTCTCCACCGACCTCACCAACGACGAACGCAAGCAGATCCACCAGATATCGCAGAAATACGGCCTACGGAGCAAGTCGTACGGACAGGGGCGGCAACGGTTCCTCGTTGTCAGTCGTAAAGTACACAAAGACCAGCTCATTGGTCAGCTGTTGCAGGAGGGACAGGTGGGACGATATGAACTCGTGAAACCTCAGGCCTCTCACTGA
- the ube2a gene encoding ubiquitin-conjugating enzyme E2 A → MSTPARRRLMRDFKRLQEDPPAGVSGAPSENNIMVWNAVIFGPEGTPFEDGTFKLTIEFTEEYPNKPPTVRFVSKMFHPNVYADGSICLDILQNRWSPTYDVSSILTSIQSLLDEPNPNSPANSQAAQLYQENKREYEKRVSAIVEQSWRDC, encoded by the exons ATGTCAACTCCAGCCAGACGACGTTTAATGAGAGATTTTAAACG GCTGCAAGAGGATCCTCCAGCTGGAGTTAGCGGGGCGCCATCAGAAAACAATATCATGGTATGGAACGCTGTCATTTTTGG ACCTGAGGGAACACCTTTTGAAGATG GAACCTTCAAACTTACCATTGAATTCACAGAGGAATATCCAAATAAACCTCCAACAGTGCGATTTGTCTCCAAAATGTTTCATCCAAATG TGTACGCAGATGGAAGCATATGCTTAGATATACTTCAGAATCGTTGGAGTCCAACCTACGATGTCTCTTCAATCTTAACTTCAATACAG TCTTTACTGGACGAGCCAAACCCAAACAGTCCCGCCAACAGCCAAGCAGCCCAGCTGTACCAGGAAAACAAGCGGGAGTACGAGAAGAGGGTTTCTGCTATTGTTGAACAGAGTTGGCGTGACTGTTGA